TGTCCGACGGCACGACCACCGCGACCATCCCGTTCGTCGTGCCTGCTCGCGTGGTGCCGCCATGGGAAAAGGCGACGTACGGCGGTTTTGTTGCGGCAGGGGCGTTTCTGCTCATCGCCTTGGTCGTGGCGGTGCGGTCACGCCGGACCGCCTACGCCCTGCTACCGGCTGGTGGGATGGTCGCGGCGCTGGCCGTCGCGGTCACCGGCGCACTGCTGTCCACCGGCACTCCCCCGCCGCCCGCGCCGGGCGCGCAGCTGGACGCGACCGTCGACAACGTCACCGATCCGTACGCGCTGTCCCGCCTGCCCGTCACGGACTACTCGCGGCCGCCGGTGAACCTGACCGTTGGCACGCAAGGAAAGTCCCTCGACCTCCACTTCACCGACGGGTCCACCGGCCGGCCCGCCGACGACCTCGTGATCCACGACGACGCCTTGGTCCACCTCATCGTCGTCTCGCCCTCGGGCCGGTTGTGGCACCTCCATCCGGTACGGGTGGCACCCGGCGAGTACCGCATCGACTTCACTCCACCGGAGTCCGGGACTTACGCAGTGGCCGCGGAACTCGAACGACGCGGCGGCGGCGTTCAGCTGGCACGGTCCACTGTGGACTTCGACGGCGTCACCGGCAACCAAGCCGAAGTTTCCGCAGGACCAGGAAAACGCGTCGTCGACGGAGTGCCGATCGACGTCACCACCACGGCCGTGCAAGCCGGCACGCCGGTCACCGTCACCGCGCACTTCCCCGCCGGCGACCTCCAGCCGTGGCTGGGCATGCTGGGCCACCTGATCGTCGTCGGGCCGCTGCCGTCGGAGCACAACGTCGGCGCCGCGGCCGCCACCGCACCGACGTGGGCCCACGCGCACGCGATGCCGCCGTACGTCCCGGGCCTGACGGGCGTGCCGGACGAAACCGTCGCCGCGTACGGGCCCGACGTGCCCTTCACGTACACCTTCCCCGCGCCCGGCCGCTACCGGCTGTGGCTGCAGGCCGAACGCGGCTGGTCCGTTCTGACCGTGCCGGTGGTGCTCGACGTGCCGGCTTTTCCCGGAGGGGGCCAATGAAAACGAAACGTCCGGTGGTGCTGATCAGCGTCGTCGTGGTGGTAGCCGCGGTGATCGCCGGCTGGCTGTTGTTCGGCGGCGGGTCGAGCGGCCCCACCGTGCTGAAGTCGACGACCGGGCCCTACACCGTGCAGCTGTCCGCGGACGCGCCACGGGTCGGCGGCAACACGTTCGCGTTCGCGGTGACCGGTCACGCCGTCGACGGCGTGACGGTGGAGCCGGTGATGCCGCAGATGGGCCACGCCATCACGCCCGTGCCGGCGGCCGCCGACGGGCCGGGGCACTTCCGCGCCGCCGACGTCGGCCTGCCGATGGCGGGCCAGTGGGAGATCACGGTCTCCCTGCGCGGGCCGGCGGGCGCCGGCCAGGTCGTGTTTCCCGTGTTGGTCAACCAGTAAGACCAGTAAGAAGGGGGCTGGGGATGGATCTCACCGCGTCGGGGGCCCGGGTGGTCACCGCGACTCGAAGGCCAGGGCTGGCACCCGCGGGCACGGTGCTCGCGGGGTCGGTGATCTCGATGGTCGGGCTCACGTGGGACGTGCAGTGGCACGACGACGTCGGCCCGGACACGTTCTTCACGCTGCCGCACCTGTTCCTGTACTCGGGCAGCGCGATCGTCGGGCTGGCGAGCCTGGCCGTGGTGCTGCTGACCACGGCCGCGCAACGCGCCGGGCGGCCGGTGGACCCGCGCATCGGCGGGCGCGCGATCGGCGTGTTCGGCCGGACGTTCGCCGCGCCGGCCGGCTACCTCACCTCCGGCGTCGGCGCCGCGCTGTTCCTGCTCTACGGGCTGTGGGACCAGTGGTGGCACGGGCTGTACGGCTTCGACGCCGTGATCGACTCGCCGCCGCACATCGGGCTGCTGCTCTCCGTGACGTTGTCGATCATCGGCACCACGATGGTCTTCGCGGCCGCGCGGGAGCACCGCTGGGGCCGGATCGGGGTGTTCGGTTCGCTGGCCGTGCTGATCGCGTTCAGCGCGGTGACGGCGCTGGGGCTGCAGCAGGTGAACCTCGACCCGGTGGAGGCGACGTCGGTCGGCTCCACACTGTTGTCCGTGCTGCTCGTGTTCGCCGGCGCCGGGTTCCTGCGCCGGCCCGGCGGCGCCGTGGCGACAGCGGCGATCCTGGCCGTGATCCAGGCCGTCTTCTGGTGGTTCTCACCGTGGGCCGCGCGCACGTACGCCGATCTCGTCGGGCTGCCGGTGCGCGACTACGTGAGCGGCGTGCCGGACATGCCCGCGCTGATGCCGATGGCGCTCCTGCCGGTGGCGGCATTGGTCGAGGGCTACCTGCTGATCGCGCGACGGCGGGGGTGGCAGCTGGGCCGCGTGTCCGTGCTCGCGGGCGGGCTGGCCGGGCTCCTGGTCGGCGCGACCCTGCTGGTGCAGCGCGGGTTGGTCTACTCCGGTCACGTCGGTGACCTCACGGCGGTTCTTGCGACCGGCGTCGCCGCCGGCGTGCTGGGTGTGACGGGCGGCTTCTCGGGCTGGCGCTTCGGCGGCATGCTCCGCCTGCTCGCCCCGGTTTCGGAGGGTTCGAATGCGTAAAACACTGCTGGCGCTGGGCGCGGTCATCGGCCTGCTGCTCGCCACCGCCCTGCCGGCCAACGCGTACGAGCCGGTGAACATCGTCCACACCGAACGCGTGCAGGCCGGGCCCTACGGCCTCACCGTGGGCTTCTCGACGTGGCCGCTGCGGGCCATGCAGTCGCTGGACTTCACCTTCATCCCCGACGGCGGCATCGGCACCAAAACGGGCACGCTCGCTCTGCACAACCCCTCGGCCGCCGCGTTCCAGCGCCCGCAGCCGCTCGCGCGCCACCCGCGCAAGCGCGACGTCTGGGGTCTGGACATCCGCGCCCTGCCGACGGAGGGCACGTGGGCGTTCCGCTTCACGATCAACGGCCCCCGGGGCCAGGGCACGGGCGAGCTGAAGAGCCTGCCGGTGCTGGCGCAGCCGGGACCGCCGATGGGGTTGAGCTGGGCGATCAGCAGCCTGCCACTGATCGGGCTCGTGGTGCTGGTGGTCATCGCCTGGCGCCGCACGCGCGGCCGGCTGCGCGGCGGCGGGGTGCCGGCCGCCGCCTGATCCGCCGTGATCCGACTCGGGGCCGGGAGTACCGATCAGGTGCTCCCGGCCTCTTGATCAACAACTCACTCCGGGCAAACACCCAGGGTCAGCGCCAATCACTCGTTCGAGTGGTAGTTGGTGAAACTCTCACGCCGAGGCCCCCATG
The sequence above is a segment of the Amycolatopsis sp. 2-15 genome. Coding sequences within it:
- a CDS encoding FixH family protein, which gives rise to MKTKRPVVLISVVVVVAAVIAGWLLFGGGSSGPTVLKSTTGPYTVQLSADAPRVGGNTFAFAVTGHAVDGVTVEPVMPQMGHAITPVPAAADGPGHFRAADVGLPMAGQWEITVSLRGPAGAGQVVFPVLVNQ